The sequence catacgtacgtgtataattcgatttataaatgtgagttcggctctgaaaattcggtatctatatataacaaataatttgtatttataaggtcatagaccaatttttatgcatatgtgtgagttatttaaagaaaaaataaacttaatatgatgatattaataatatatacaacattagttatccaagaggacgtcgtatggtggtttagatgcttggttagtgagtttgagatctctctcaccttcaccttcaaatctcttcagtcgtttttgtttcataaaaattacaacacgtctaatattcggtcgtgtatgctcggaaagcagtaaagcccaaaaagtggagtctttgaaaagtaaaagctaaagaatttatggcgaattaagcggacgtatcattcggaatacgtaaaattcgtgaacggttcgcgaataattcgggaatgccacataatacgcgacttggattcggagttgcaaacgtacgcgaataaaacggtaaaattcttgatacggaaaaattcgcgaatcattcgcgaacttactaactaggctctgGAGGTTAGGTGACTGTGATTTCTTTATTCATAAATTTGTCAACACTGTCCAGAGAATATCACGTGGTACACGTTCTACCCACTTAAGACAAAGAAGCCAGTTATCTTTTTTTATGGGTTTTGTCATCATTGTATTGGGAAggtacaaaaacaaataaaaaaatgagAAAGATTGTGTAAACTTGCATTGGAGAACCTAAATTAACATAGATTTATCTAATGTGTATTTATTAAGAGTGAAATTTTGCAATCTCCAATACAAGATAACACATCTctcctattttttttatttgtttttgcacCTTCCCAATGCAATGATTGGGTGTTATCTTGTGCAtagatgcacaagataacaaaaccctttATTTTCTTTCGGATAGAAACGGAGCATAAAACCACAAACTTTCAACGAGGAGATACATGTTTCTAATGCAGTAAGAATTCGGATCGGTGAAAAATACGCGTATTAAGTGGGTTAATAAAGATGGTTTGTGGTCTAAAGATATAGATATATAAGTTCGCATATGAAGTGTGGTCTTATCTAGATAGTTTTGGTTATGAAATGGGTAtcattaggcctattcctatgcatatgCCAAACACTGGTATTTGGCATATATGCATCCATTATGGGTACGtcaaactgccaaactcatatgtTTATATGTAAGGAATAACATATCGGCATATACAATagagtttccagcgagcgatagcgTGTTCATCGCTCGATGGTCAAGTCAGCGCTCGCTGGTCATTCCAACGCATGCGTTAGTCAAGTTGTCGCTCGCTGGTCTGATCAATGCTTATCAGATCTTCATCCAACGGCTACCATTTTccccctctataaatacctaatttatACCCATTCCAacccaacttcaaattcatttcaacatgGCTAGTGCTCGCATAACTAAAGTGGATTTTACTCCAGAGGAAGATGTTTCTCTAATTCGATGTTGGGTTTCAGTTGCAAGCGATAGAGATTTCAATTTAGAAACTTTTAACTTATGGGACACTATGTTTCAAAGGTTTACGACGTTAAGTCACGTAAAtccaagaagaacaaatgagtgtCTTCAAAATCGTTATTGTTTCATCAATATCAATGTTAGAAAGTATGAGCAAATTATGTGGTTGATAAAAGGGGCTAATCCTGGGTTGTCAAATGAAGAACTAAAAATTAGAGCTCGTACCAAATTCGCCGAAGACAACGGAAGATGGTTTAGTCACGGtgaatgttatgaactctacaaTGTTCATGTCCAGGGATTCAAATTATAAGTATCGTTTTATGCAATTGTTATGTACCTAGGTGTACATAACAGGATTGTATAGATAAATTGAGGTAAACCTCTCTTAATCCCGGAGGATCAAGCCTTCTGGTTCACAAGGAACACAGCCTGAGAAGAACAAATGTTCTAATTCGATTAATAATTTTCTTAGGATTTCATTACACAAACTTGAGAATATATAACTCACTCACTCTCTCAAATATCTGACGACTATTAACTCGCCACGTGGTTACATCTCAACCACCCGTTACAGATAAACACTAATTAAGCTAACTACAGACTATAATAAGATATGGCCACTCCCATTCATTAGCAGGTACGTGACATTCCACCCTCCTTGAAAACattcttgtcctcaaggatgaaagtTAAGTGAAGCACCACAAGTTGGAGAATCAGCGCCTGGTAAGGATAAAGTTGTCGTCACACACTCCCATACAGAAGCCCAATACGCTCAACGCCATTAACCCATGTGAGGCCCACAAAGTTCCTATACCAAGCCCATCTAGCGACTGCCCATCATTTTTCTTTGGTCTGCAATATCTCCCTTGCGCATTTCAGCCAAGGCACCTTTATCACCAGTAAAACAGATCCCCTGAGTTGTGTTTTGGAAATCACCACTAGCTTGCTGATCAATTTATATCCATCTCCCATATATTCCAGAACTACTAAAACTCCAGGGACCCTTACCAGGAGGTAGTCAATTTTTCGAGTATGTAATGGGTTTCTTGGTTTTGGTATTCCATATATATGATCTCCCATTGGATGAACTGTTTCAGGTTCCTCAAACAACACCATATTCTCCTTTGGATGCATACTGACCTTTTCTTTTGGTATCATGAGCTGAATGGTAATAATCAAAAAGTGGGTCCAGGTTTGCAAAGTCCATACGAATATCTCCATCACTTTAACTGTAACTgagattttcatgagaacaaCCAAAACATCTGCTTTCCTTACAATAGTTACAGCTGCTTCCCTGGGAACTGCAACTTCCATATATATGGATTTTATCCGGCTAGAATCCTTTCTAGGTTGGTACCACAATCCCCACACATAACTTAAAAGAAATTTCCCTCTATCAAACACAAATGAACTAGGAGACTCCAAAATTTAGCCAAGATGATTGAAACCCTTGGTGGTAACGATCTAGTGCTAAGATATAGAGTTAGGAAGAACAGACGTGAACTGATTCCCACACAAAAGGCTTCACCACCATGAACTGCAGGAGGGATCCTCACCTCAAAGATAAACAATCTGACAAAAATGGCAGCAGAAATTATGATGAAAAATGAACTTGGTGTAGACCCCTGTGAGGTGGTTAGCTGAGCAGAAAAAATAGCAACAAGGAGATGAATATGCACATTTGTACCCCTGTAGATAACCAATTGCACTCCCATCTCGTGGATATCAACAATTATAATCGAGTATTGGCTTGCACAGTCTTGACATAAATTCCTATTCCAAGAGAACTACACTCATAATTTTCATGTCTTCTACTAACCCATTCCTTCGCCTTCGTAGCCTGATAATCTTTTAGAACATGAAGTACCACTGAATTCCATAATGCAGTATCCCGCTGAAGCATTGTACACACCACTGAGATAAAATGGTTAACAACCCATCTAACATATGTCACACTTGACAACCAAGGTGGAACCAATCTGAACTTCCACCTTAAGTATCATATCCACATCAACAGTTTAAGAATCTGAAACACTTCAACTAAGATATGAGTTCCGTTTATAATACCCACTGGCATCGTATAGCTGCTACAGATTTTAGATGTAGGTAAGAAGTAAACGATGCTCGAGAATTTTGAAAAAACTCTTACACTTTTGGGAACCGACAAAATGAGCATCAACAGGGTAAACTCCTGGAAAGGTTCTGGTAGCATATTACCATGCCCATGTGCAACACCACAAACCCCCAACATTTCACCAAGTAGAACCCGCGACACAACAACTTCTCGTCTCGCAACTATCATCATTAATAACTCATGGGAAACCACTGCAACAGAAGGCAAAAGTATATCGTATGTACCGCCAGTCAAATTCCACAGCaaaatacaacaaaaaaattTATGAGTACCAAATGAATTCAAGACTTGAATCACTTGGTCAGACCATGTTGTTGTTGGGTTAAAAGCTTCTATACGAAGTCGAACAAAACCAACACCCAGGGACTCAAACTGACAAATCAATAACGCATCAGGCGAAACATACTTCAACTGAAAAAGAAAACTTTCCTCTTCCCACATATCAAGCATTAGAGGAAATAATTCATAAACATTCTTAATCTCACACAGTAGCATCCACAGAGACAAAAAGGTATTCATGGTGATACTATTTTTTTGTGAGAATTATGCAAATAACTTACCACTATCACCGATGTCACCAGTTGTAACAGGCATCAATAGAATTGAATCACAAAACAAATAATCTGATTCAAACCCATGCATACTAATAAGCGTATAGACATATTTTCCATTGTAGTATGTCATCGAAATTGAGCCCACGTGAATAATGAAAGAACCAGAAGTAATCCCCTTAGCAAAACAGAATCTAAAACCAGCAAGCAACTACGCAGGCAGATCTAGTTTATTGTCAGGCTTACTTTGTTTAGGCACTTGAAAAATCCATTTAGTCCAGAGAATACTGTTTTGTTGAGGCCTGGTGTCAAATATCAGGCTAACAGCACGAATATCACCATTGATAACAGACAAGGACACACTTGAATACCCAACTAGCAATTTGAAACAATACTGAAGTTCCGCAATTAGCTCATAAAAGAATTTATCACAGTAAGCATCCATGAATGTGAACTCAGTACTAACAATCACACAAGAAGTATTTGTACCAAAATAGTTTTCaaaatcatcaacaaaagaaaataacccCTTAATAAGCTGAAATCCTTTCCCACGATCAAACATTCTACGCACAGAATCGAAGGCAAGTAAGGAATAATCATCAAATAATACCTTGGAACTCACCTCACTTATGTGGACGCAACTTATCCTGATGAATCCATTTATaacatttttgaattgaaaattcacATTGTTAAATGACTCATCCGTCCAAGGTAGTGACAACACTTTCCCAAGCCAATGACTCATCCGTCCAAGGTAGTGACTCATCCGTCCAAGGTAGTGACAACACCTTCAACAACTCACCAACATAATTGGAAAACTCTTTAAGACTATCTGATTCTTTGCCAGGATCAAAAACTCTACCCATTTTGAGCTGCAAGAGAAAATCAACTCCAACACTACCCAATTCCACAACCTTACCCTCAGACATTTTAACAAACAGATTCCTCTCATCATAAACCTCAACATCATTTACACATAAAAGATGAATCGATTGCATAGATGAACAATTTAGTTTATACCCAAAGTAATTAATCAATCGAAGCAGATTACCATTAGAGTTTGAGGAGAGAACAACAGACTTACCCTGATCGAATAACAAGCGAGAAGCATCAAGTTGGAAGTGAAAGCAATCCATTCCTAGAAATGTAATGTAGAAAAAGAGTAACTCGGTCAAACATTGAACATTTTCGTAGGCCTCTGAAAAAATTTGGACCAAATTTCTCACACGGAGATCATTCACACCATTGTTGGTGACCTCCTGCACTTCCCATATTTGAAATTCACTTGACTTACTGACTTCAATAACATCAGTTTTCACCACTTTCTCATACGAAAAACTCTGATCCACAGACAAATCATTCTTCTCATGAAAGAAAAATGAGGGAATTAACCCTAGATTCAtagaatcatcttcttcaaagaaaaaaaaaattaactccaCTTCTGAAATTTCATCAACAGTTGTAGAAGGAACTTTCACTCTGCAAGGATATGGATGAGACGGAGCAGTACACTTGAGAAACATGATCAATCTCAATCTCTTTGCTGCTTTGTCCATATTTTTTAACCACCTCCGAAGGAAAGAATTTTGAGATGGAGAGTTAATTCTTTCCAACCAAAACTTATACCACTTTATGCATACTTCTACATTCTCTCTTGCTAATCCTTCAAATTTCTTTATCGGTACCAATTTTCCATTCATTTGTACCCATTTTTCATTCTGTAAATCCATTTATGCAACCATGATTAGGGTATGGATCGAAACATCTCTAGATACCAATTGTTATGTACCTAGGTGTACATAACAGGATTTTATAGATAAATTGAGGTAAACCTCTCTTAATCTCGGAGGATCAAGCCTTCTGGTTCACAAGGAACGCAGCCTGAGAAGAACAAATGTTCtaatttgattaataattttctTAGGGTTTCATTACACAGACTTGAGAATATATAACTCACTCACTCTCTCAAATATCTAACGACTATTAACCCGCCACGTGGTTACATCTCAACCACCCGTTACAGATAAATACTAATTAAGCTAACTACAGACTATAATAAGATATGGGCACTCCCATTCATTAGTAGGTACATGGCAGCAATCAAAGTTAATTTTTAATGAAATGTAAAATTAGTTTGTATTTGAAtattaatctaaaaaaaaatttccaTTAATTAAAAGAAATATATTACATTTCAACTAAATTGCTTACATAATTGTCTATATGAATCATTTCCTTCTACATCATTTGAGTATAAGGGAAGTCTTTGTTTCCATTTATCTTCTGATAACCAATTTAGTTTGTTAAATGAAAGCAAGTTTCCAGCACAtggaattcccgttaacatgtaGAAATCTATCGGTGTAACTCCTATTAACAATAATTATTCATAATTagaatttgttgatttttataaaacaaaacacataatctaaaaattaaattactagaAAAAACTGACTTACCAAGCATTCAAAGTCCTTGAAAAAGAACGTGTTTGTAGTCTTCCACCATCGTTCTAATATAACTTGAACTCCTTGAGTCCTGTGGTTTCTAGGTTGTATATGATATAGATGTTGCCAAGGATATCTTCTAACTCTCTCTTGAACAACATGGGGATACAATTGAAAAATCGTATGTAACTCAGTCCATCCACCTCTTAGATTTACCGAATTAACTCGCTCCTCATCATCAGATAGGTGATTAGAGAACATACCTTCACCGGTTACTTGTCTGACATTATCAAACTCATAATTTGTATCCACAACAAAACTTATTCC comes from Papaver somniferum cultivar HN1 chromosome 7, ASM357369v1, whole genome shotgun sequence and encodes:
- the LOC113299359 gene encoding uncharacterized protein LOC113299359 — encoded protein: MDLQNEKWVQMNGKLVPIKKFEGLARENVEVCIKWYKFWLERINSPSQNSFLRRWLKNMDKAAKRLRLIMFLKCTAPSHPYPCRVKVPSTTVDEISEVELIFFFFEEDDSMNLGLIPSFFFHEKNDLSVDQSFSYEKVVKTDVIEVSKSSEFQIWEVQEVTNNGVNDLRVRNLVQIFSEAYENVQCLTELLFFYITFLGMDCFHFQLDASRLLFDQVVSHELLMMIVARREVVVSRVLLGEMLGVCGVAHGHGNMLPEPFQEFTLLMLILSVPKSVRVFSKFSSIVYFLPTSKICSSYTMPVGIINGTHILVEVFQILKLLMWI